The genomic window tggtaaatatatgaaaaagaaaatctcgaccactccttgatgtctgcgatttctgcatcgcaacccttgttatattaccatgtttcacccataaaatagtaGATTAGTAGATACATagtagattcatggcgcattaagcctccgaacaatttttaatttgtccgttttaccctggaaacctccgtttacgggacgtcgcgcaaccgcttttgtttcaacccagccataaaacgaaaggtaattaattatacttattattcaaaatgtctgtcatttttagcttagaatcattaattgatgtctaataaaacttttaaacaaattacgtcacaatgaaaaaaatgctgtCTGCAAAAaactcacggatatctacctcataaatatcacttaattgtattttttttgttactgtcacattttctccgatatgttagatgataaataatcgatccaaacaaagaaaaaaaataaaaataaaaaaaaaaacatttaaaagggtaaatatatgaaaaagaaaatctcgaccacgccttgatgtctgcgatttctgcatcgcgacccttgttatattaccatgtttcacccataaaatcccccaaaaatccagctgtggccattcacagttgtgtcttgactagtgttgtcagtaacgcgttactgtaatctgattactttttttagtaacgagtaatcttacgcgttcatttttctacaccaataatctgattaaagttagtttccttagtgtctctgcgttactatttttttcattgcctcataacatatgtagaatgaagaatagtgtagtcatgtacgaagagcattttgaatagaaaatgctaaaataaaaggttcccggtacgtgtttccatgacaacctcttagctatttcctgttttggtctcgcgtaacgtgttgtgggactgaggcgggtggacattcgcgccgaGCCTTGaaacgttgcgagggaatgttgatctgtggatatccatgaatgaaggtatttttccttcattctggagggtatcagcaaaaggttggaccccctacatgcgcggccgtttcgtagctttgtcgTAGCAACGACGTGCAGTCAtctctccaagttggcaagctttgtttacatcatatgcgtgttgcacatttatacgtgaggtgatgtgttcgtttagcatctgtgggatgtgttgtaagtccgattgagtgtgaagtgcttagttgccgccacgttttgtggccaaattgactgcgtgtgtgttgagaggagtacttccgggttgttaatgCGCACGGCTGCACgtgcatccgcgcccgccaccaactttgtgtttattgcactgtacaatccacttgtgtgttgttaaTTATTGtaccgtcagtttgcattgttttacattggcactgatatgctgttaaccacaacccgaaattcagaagttttgacattaggcttaatcttagagttagcggggtttaattggtcggtggagttgatttcaacaaattccaagcagtttgtcagatatttgttagtttcggggctccggagtggctaagctcgcGCGAAATTcaatcaattacatgtgatgacatttttctgttgttattcttatgttgaggcggcgaagggagaaaaatgggtaaaaagtaactgattacttttaaagtaacttagttactttgataatgaagtaatcaggaaAGTAActcgattacttttttgaggtgtaatcagtaattagtaattaaattactttttcaagtaatctgtgacaacactggtcttgacactcagtgatacatgctacatggagtttttggatcgaaacaaggtaagtacgcgataatatgtcgttaaagtcatggcgtctgtaattctgttctcacgtgctctcacctcaagattgggtttcgctgtttaatttttatttatttatttttttgaataccctcctgttcaaaaattttcttccccctgaaaattgagattttaagctttccaatgatgtatcacacatgcatatcggacaattttgaaagttggccaagttgggggtctcagagtggaacttcaagtcacctgagtgttttccgccatatgcagttaaaaaaaaaaaaaaaaaaaaaagattggcatgttttttttttttttacctgtttctTTTGTCACATTGACACTTTCTTTTTTGAAGACAGAAGCAATTTGCTTTTTGGCGACTCTCAGCATCCTGAGAGGTCTCTTGGGTAAAACAGCTGAAAAGGAGAAGCAGCCATTAAAAGCTGAGAAGGAATATTCATTAAACTTCATTTTAGTTATGCTCTTTTTTATGTTATTATTCTAAAATTGTAATGTTCATGTTTAGGGAAGAGGTGAACATTTGTGAGCAGCAGTATGGTTTGAAGGTGAAGGGGTGCCTTATAGCGTGGAATGTACGGTACttatttaattcattggctgcaacTGACCGCACGAGACGcccaatacattttgactgggaaaagCTGGCAGCAAGTCCTCAcagtaaatgaattggacgtctgtcgttgTCAGCACGCAAATAccataaaattattttcatattaTATATGGGGgggcaattagaaaaaaaggcaggaaataaaatataagaataattaaaaaaaaaaaaaacaattaattgagaaaaaaaatcttggaaaaaaaaaaaatctacacatagtgatccctcgttttttgcggttaatgcggACCAGAACCCGCTACGATGATTGAAAAACCGCCAAGtgaatttttgtgtgtgtttgtgttcaatgtatatattcagatttaacattggAAAGAGTTACaaattaaacatgttttttcatttttccccccccaaagtataattaaaaaaaaaagttttaaacatcccaccgaattatttttaaacaagaataaagtagaataatgcttgtctttattaaatgcttcattgagtgactcCGCTCAAAttggctcaagctgctcacttacacacaatgagttgccgcaGCAACAGttgaacaagctaaacgatgattgacgcatgcggcgctttgaaattTCGACTTGGACTGaaggcgcgaagtagcgagggatcactgtgtatatatgtgtatatatactgtatatacactcaccggccactttattaggtacaccatgctagtaacgggttggaccccctttggccttcagaactgcctcaattcttcgtggcatagattcaaaaaggtactggaagcattcctcagagagtttggtccatattgacatgatggcatcacacagttggtgcagatttgtcggctgcacatccatgatgcgaatctccctttccaccacatcccaaaagatgctctattggattgagatctggtgactgtggaggccatttgagtacagtgaactcattgtcatgttcaagaaaccagtctgagacaattccagctttatgacatggcgcattattctgctgaaagtagccatcagaagttgggtacattgtgttcataaagggatggacatgctcagcaacaatactcaggtaggctgtggcgttccaacgatgctcaattgataccaaggggcccaaagagtgccaagaaaagattccccacaccattacaccaccaccaccaccagcctgaaccgttgatacaaggcaggatggatccatactttcatgttgttgacgccaaattttgACCCTACTAtcagaatgtcgcagcagaaatcgagactcatcaaaccaggcaacgtttttccaatcttctattgtccaatttctttgagcttgtgcaaattggagcctcagtttcctgttcttatctgaaaggagtggcacccggcgtggtcttctgctgcagttgctcatctgcctcaaagttcgatgtactgtgcgttcagagatgttcttctgcctaccttggttgtaaccggtggttatttgagtcactgttgcctttctatcagctcgaaccagtctggccattctcctctgacctctggcatcaacaaagcatttccgcccacagaactgccgctcactggatattttttctttttctgaccattctctgtaaaccctagagatggttgtgcgtgaaaatcccagtagatcagcagtttctgaaatactcagaccagcccttctggcaccaacaaccatgtcacgttcaaagtcactcaaatcacctttcttcccggtGAttcaaagtggccggtgagtgtatacgtatatatagtggcatgaaaaagtatctgaaccttttggtatTTCTTACAATTCTGAATAAAAtgactatcaaatgtgatctgatctttcaaaattacacaaatgagtaagtaagtgaaccatcacatttaatttgTTGTATGccccccccttggcagcaataacttcaaccagaccttTCCTGTACCTacggatcagtctggcacatcgatcaggactaatcttggcccattaaaactgctgtagttctgtcagattcctgggatgtctggcatgaatcactgtctttagttcATGCCACAgagtctcaatggggttcaagtctggactttgactaagCCActccatgtattttgttcttctaaaaccattctgaagttgatttacttctgtgttttggatcattgtcttgttgcagcatccatcctctttttcgcatcaactatctgacagacggcctcaggttttcctgcaaaacatcctgataaacctttgaattcgttcttccattaatgattgcaagttgtccaggccctggggcagcgaaacagccccaaatcatgatgctgcctccaccatgcttcacagcggggataaggtgttgatgttggtgagctgttccatttttcctccacacaagacgctgtgtgttactcccaaacaatttaactttggtttcatcagttcacaaaatattttgccaaaacttctgtggagtgtccaagtgcctttttgccaacattaaaaagcaacaatgtttttttttggacagcagtggcttcctcctcggagtcctcccatgaacaccattcttggccatagttttacatatagttgatgtgtgcacagagatattggactgtgccaatgatttctgtaagtctttcgcagacactctagggttctttttttacctttctgagtattctgcgctgaactcttggcgtcatctttggtggactgccaccccttgggagagaagcaacagtgtcaaacactctccatttgtagacaacttctgcgactgtcgattgatgaacatccagacttagagatggttttgtatccttttccagctttatgtaaatcaataatccttgattgaaggtcttcagacagctcttttgacccggccatgatgcacatcaaacaatgcttctcatcaacacatttcttaccaggtgtgtgttttatcgtgggcagggcagctttaaaacactcattagtgtttgggcacacacctgacttgaattgtttggtaaaaattggtttcaattgcttttccccccttctgttattgtttcatgctatcctcattaaaatatgaaaacctataaatggttgGGTGGTtgtagtatatacagtatatcttgaCCTCAGAtagcttaactctttggctgacaATGACGACATTAATTCTTGCAATGCTAATAGCCCACTTACCTGTTTGAGTCTTCCTGACTTCTTTGTCCACTTTAGAAGTTTCTATTGTATCTTTGAGGGTCACTGTTCTGTCTTTCAAGAGCGCCCTGGACAAAGTCTGTGGTTCTTTTTTGGATTGCATTAGAAGATCTTTTGAGGGTTCCTTTGGTTTTTGCAGTGGAGGCTTCTTGACTTCTCTAGAAACAACATCTTTTGGTTCTTCTTTTTCCGTCTTGAGAGTTTTGGTTACTTTCTTCTCCCGCACCAAGAGCGGAAGTTCCTCCAAAGTTTTCCTTGCTTCTGTttcgtgtttttcttttttggaaggtttcctctCTTCACCTTCTAGTTTGAGGTGTGCTTTTGTGTCTTCACTGGCTTTTTTGGGTGGAatcttctcctctttcacttcaGAGGTTTTTTTCTCCTCCGGGGCTTCTTGGGGTGTTTTCTTTGGTTCCTTCTCCGCTCTGGTCTGTCTTTTGATGGATCTTTTGACTTCCATCTTCTCTCTCAAAGATTCCCTGGTGTCTTCTTTAGGTGGTGTCTCTTCTTTTTTGGGTGGTTGCTTCTCATCTTTCACCGCAGTGGGTTTACTCTCCTTCAGGACTTCTTGGAAAGCTTTCTTTTCCTTTCTTGGTTTCAGAAGCATTTTCTCTTTAAGTGGCATGTTTTCCTCTTTCATGGGAGATTGTTTCTTCTCTTTACCCTCAGAGGCTTTACTCTCTTTATGGACTTCTTGCAGTGGTTTCTTCTGATCTTTCTCCAGTTCGATTGGTTTCAGGAGCTTTTCCTGTTTTATGATCAGCTTCTCCACTTTCTTTACTTCATGTGGTTTTATTTCCTTTTTCTCCAACGTGATAGCTTTTGTATCTTCTACCCCTTGCTTTTGGAGTTGTTCTCTAGGGGACTTCCTTGGTTCCTTTTCCTCTTTTGGAGGTTTCTTGGCTTCTTGTGATTCTTCTGTTCGTGGCTTTTTGAGAGCTTCCAGATGTTCTTTGGAAGTTCTCCTGCGCATGACCAATTTTTCATGAGGTTTCTTATCCTCTGGCTCATCTTTGGTTGCATTCTTAGCTACTGTCACATCCTTTTGGACTTTGAACAATCTTTTAGAAGGCTCTCTCCTGACTTTGACACTCTCCCTGGGTGATTTCCTGACTTCTGACTCATCTTTATGTGGTTTCTCAGGTTCTCTTAGTTCTACAGAAGAAACATTTGCCCTGGAATCTACTTTGACAGGTGTCTGTATTTCTTTCAGCTTCGTCGGAGGTTTCTTTACTTCTTTGGGCTGTTTCTTGACGTCTTTCTCCTCTTTGACAGCTTTGTCGATTTCTTTTAGTGGATGCTCCTTGTCTTCTTTCGGTGGTTCCTTTTGTGCTTCTTTTACTAATGCACTGATGATTCTTGGTTTTCTGTGGGGTTTCTTGCTGGGTCGTTTTTCAGACTCTTGTTTAAGTGACTCCACGGCCTTTTGATCTTTAAGAAGTTTGCTGACCTCAACCTTGTCTACTTTGACCTTCTCTTCCATCTCATCCTTAGTAGACTGTTTGaccttcttttctttcttaGGTTTTCCGACTTCATTGCCTTTACTAGATTGTTCTTTGAGTTCTTTCGGCGGTTTCTTCGCTTCCTTTGAAGGTTCTTTAATGTCTTTCTCCTCTATTAGAGGTTTCTTAGCGTCCTTGAGAAGTTCTTTGCTTTCTTTTGTAGGTTCCTTAACTTCTGTCTCTTTTTTTGAAGGTACTATGGCTTCTTTTTTAGGTTTAATAGGTTCTCTAGAATGTTGTTTGACTTTTTTCTTGTCTTCCAGAGGTTCCTTGGCTTCCTCAGAAGGTTCTTCGGCCTCTCTATCAATTTTCTTGACCACTTTTTCCTTTCTAGATGGTTCTTTGACTACGCTAGGAGATTTCCTGGCTTCTTTTGAAGGCTCATCAACTTCTTTTGGCGCTTCTTCAGAATGTTCTTTGAGCTCCTTGTCTTCTTTCTTGACTTCCTTTAAAGTTTCTCTGACTTCTTTCAGTTCTTTCAGAGTTTTCCTGACCACTTTTTCTTTTCTAGATGGTTCTTTGCCTACTCTAAGAGGTTTCTTGGCTTCTCTTGAAGGTTCATCGGCTTCTCTTGGAGCCTTTCCAAAATGCTCTTTTACCTCTTTGTCTTCTTTCTTGACTTCCTTTGAAGTGTCTTTGACTTCTTTCAGTTCTTTCAGAGTTTTCCTGACCACTCTTTCCTTTCTAGATGGTTCTTTATCTACTCTAAGAGGTTTCTTGGCTTCTCTTGAAGGTTCATCGACTTCTTTTGGAGCCTCTCCAAAATGCTCTTTTACCTCTTTGTCTTCTTTCTCAACTTCCTTTGAAGTGTCTTTGACTTCTTTCAGTTCTTTCAGAGTTTTCCTGACCACTTTTTCTTTTCTAGATGGTTCTTTGTCTACTCTAAGAGGTGTCTTGGCTTCTCTTGAAGGTTCATCGACTTCTTTTGGAGCCTCTCCAAAATGCTCTTTTACCTCTTTGTCTTCTTTCTTGACTTCCTTTGAAGTGTCTTTGACTTCTTTCAGTTCTTTCAGAGTTTTCCTGACAACTTTTTCTTTTCTAGATGGTTCTTTGACTACTCTGAGAGGTTTCTTGGCTTCTCTTGAAGGTTCTTCGACTTCTTTTGGAGCTTCTCCAAAATGCTCTTTTACTTCTTTGTCTTCTTTCTCGACTTCCTTTGAAGTGTCTTTGACTTCTTTCAGTTCTTTCAGAGttttcctgacaggtttttcttTTCTAGATGGTTCTTTGACTACTCTAAGAGGTTTCTTGGCTTCTCTTGAAGGTTCATCGACTTCTTTTGGAGCTTCTCCAAAATGCTCTTTTACCTCTTTGTCTTCTTTCTCGACTTCCTTGGAAGTGTCTTTGACTTCTTTCGGTTTTTCCAGTGTTTTCCTGACCACTTTTTCCTTTCTATGTGGTCCTTTGACTACTCTATGAGATTTTTTGGCTTTACTTGAAGGTTTATGTGCTTTAAGAGCTTCTTCAGAATGTTCTttgacctctttgtcctctttcTTGACCTCCTTGGAAGGTTTTCTGACTTCTTTCTGTTCTTTTAGATGTTTCTTGACCTCCTTCTCTTTAATAGATGGTTCTTTGGCTTCTTTTAGAGATGTCTTGGCTTCTTTTGAAGCCTCACCAACTCCTTCTGGGGTTTTCCTGACCTGTTCAGAAGGTTCTTTgactgttttttcttcttcctcagCTTTCTTAATTTTATCCTCTTTCTTAGAAGGTTTTTTGACCACCCTCTCTTCTTTGGGGGGTTTTATGACTTCTTTATCTTCTGCCTTTATTGACTCCTTGATCTCTTTCTCCTCCATCTGAGGTTTCTTGTCTTCTTTTGAAGTTTCCTTGACAACCTCCTCAGCTTTTTGCGGTCTAATTACTTCAATTTCCATCCCATATGGTTCCTTGACTTCTTTCTGAGGTTTTGCGACCTCCTCAGAAGGCTTTCTGACTTGTTTTGGAAGTTTCTTTGCTTTCTGAGAAGGTTCTTtgacttctttttcttctttttgagGTTTCTTGACTTCTTTCTCTTTTCTAGAAGGTCCAATGACTTCCTTAAGAGTTTTGGGGATTAGCCTCTTCACTTCCTTTAGAGTTTTGGGGATCGGCTTTTTTTGTAGTgtctcattttttattccttcTTCTTCTCTAAGAGGTTCCTTCCCCTTAATCTCCTCTTTGGCAGGTTTCTTCATCTTCACATCATCTTCCGCTGCTTTTTTCGCCATTTTAACTTTGTAAGTCTTTACCACGGAAGGCTTTTTTGCATCCATTTTGTCCTTGGCGGCTTTTACTTCAACTTGCGGCTCCTTCACTGGTTTTCTTTCCAGAAGTTCTTCTAAAAGCAAGGGATAGTTAATCATGATTATGTATGAGTAATTGAATAATGTTTTTATGGGCATTCTTGACCACTTCCAAATACACACAGtactatttaattaaaattgtCTGCACCTAGTAAGACAAGGTATTAACAGAAACAACAGTAAAAGGAATCATTATAAAGAAATTATGTTCTAATTTTAAATGGTATTTAGATGAAGTGTCATTACCTTTTTTCGTCCTTTTTGTAAGGTGTGTAGCGATAGCTTTACGCGTCTCTGCTGGTTTCTCCTCACTGGTTTTGTTTGTATGAGTGTCCTCTCTTTCGACATCTGTTTTCTCTAAATGTGTTGTTTCTTTTAAAAGGTCTGCATATAGCCGTAAAATTTTATTAGTATGACTTAAAAACACTGATTGGTTTAGAACCCATCATTACACCTACAGTATTACCTTTAGGTAGAACTTCAACCTCTTCAGGTGAATGCTCTATTTCCGTTGCTTCTTTGACAACTAAAATATAGAAAAAAGTATACCATTGAAACATATTTCTTGCAATCACTTCCGTTGGTAACATGACAGCAAGAACAAGTTTGATTTATGCTTTCAGTGCTATTAAAGTGGTCCAATCAAGAGGTTCTTTTCATTCTTCcgatgtgaatttaaatgagtttttcCACTGGTTGACATCTGAAGTCAGTGTGCATGTCGCGTAATGAAATCATGTCCATAAATTGAGTTGTTTTTCACAAAAAACCGCTGACAGTTCgttttgcctcagataatcatggacttttaactgccaacaataatcatggacttttaactgccaacGCAGCAAGACCAGATACACCTCCTTATCTCTACACCATATAAGCAACGCCGAGCCATCTGTCTAGTGTGCATTTACATCTACACGGATTGTTCTGTAACAAAATAaacccagaaatttctgaaattaaaactgcgcaGTATTGATCTCTTGCCACCAGtcattatttacagtggggtaaatatgtatttagtcatccactaattgtgcaagttctcccacttgaacatattagagaggcctgtaattgtcaacatggttaaacctcaaccatgagagacataatgtggaagaaaaacccagaaaatcacattgttagatttttaaagaatttatttgcaaatcatggtggaaaataagtatttggtcaataccaaaagttcatctcaatactttgttatgtaccctttgttggcaataacggaggccaagcgttttctgtaactcttcacaagcttttcacacactgttgctggtattttggcccattcctccatgcagatctcccctagagcagtgatgttttggggctgtcgttgggcaacacggactttcaactccctccgcagattttctatggggttgagacctggagactggctaggccacaccaggaccttgaaatgcttcttacgaagccactcctttgttgccctggctacgtgtttgggatcattttcatgctgacagacccagccacgtctcatcttcaatgcctttgctgatggtaggagattttcactcaaaatctctcgatacatggccccattcattctttcctttacacagatcagttgtcctggtccctttgcagaaaaacagcaccaaagcatgatatttccatccccatgcttcacagtgggtatggtgttcttcggatgcaattcagtattctttctcctccaaacacgagaacctgtgtttctaccaaaaagttctattttggtttcatctgaccataacatattctcccagtcctcttctggatcatccaaatgctctctagcgaaccgcagacgggcctggacgtgtactttcttcagcagggggacacgtctggcagtgcaggatttgagtccctggcggcgcattgtgttactgatagtagcctttgttactgtggtcccagctctctgtcggtcattcactaggtccccccgtgtggttctgggatttttgctccccgttcttgttatcattttgacaccacggggtgaggagagagttgaaagtccgtgttggccaacgacagccccaaaacatcaccgctatagaggagatctgcatggaggaatgggccaaaataccagcagcagtgtgtgaaaagcatgtgaagagttacagaaaacgtttggcctcccttattgccaacaaagggtacataaaaaagtattgagatgaacttttggtatcgaccaaatacttattttccaccatgatttgcaaataaattaaaaatcaaacaatgtgattttcagttttttttccccacattctgtctctcatggttgggatttacccatgttgacaattacaggcctctcgaatattttcaagtgggagaacttgcacaattagtggttgactaaatacttatttgccccactgtatttattctagccgtctcacctgaattgaaaacgaaTGACTGCCTCCAACACATCCATTCCATTGGGCTGGCAGCGATTGaacattcatttgctgccagcgcTCCCAGTTcatttgaattggatgtctatcgctgtcagtggcagccaatgagttcataaaAATATGCGAACGTTTACAGTGGATACAGTAATTTACAGTACATAGTTGAATGACATTCACTCGTATTTTGAGATATCATTGCTGTTATGCTTATCTTGCTTTTCTTGTTTGTCTATCTTCTATACTGAGTGTATAACCACTTGTCTCTGCAACCCACCGAAAAAAGTCACCTTTCCATACTTACCTTAGTTttttgttcaaatgcaaaaaacttaaatattttctttgtcgtaaaactgcaacaaatggAGATTTGTAAAGGTCAGGGACTTACCATGGTGACCCCCAACGGAACAAGCCAAAAATCACAACAGCAAAACCATAACTAATTAACAGCCAGCACATTGACTGTCAAttatcacattatttgacaatCATCACATGGAGCACACAGAAGCTTTTTCATGattagtcatgaaaaaaatgtggaaagatggaatgaaaaatgactttttttttgtacctgCGTGGAGCTGCGTGGGAGCAGGAACATTCGTTCGGTCTTCTCCCATATCATCTGCCTCGTCAGGATGATGGCCCTCCTGCTCCTTATCATCATCGACAACCACCGCTGTAGTTGCCTCTTCTTCATCAGCAATTGTTGTCTCATCTTCATTATCATCTTCATCTAGTGTTATTGTTTCCTCTTTGTCATCTAATGTTGTTTTCTTCTCTCCATCATCAGCAAATATCATTTTTTCCTCATTGTCATCTAGTGTTGTTGTATCGTCTTTGTCATCTGATGttgttttctcctcttcttcaaCAACTGTTTTTTCCTCCAGCATGTCAGTGCCTTCCTCCTCATCCTCCTCATCGACAGTTGTTGTCTTCTCATTGACTTCCGCCTCATTattaaatctcaatttttccTCATTTTCAATTCCTGTTATTGTCTTTCTTTTGGCCTTGTCCTCATCATCGTGTACAGTTGTTATCTCATTGTCCTCCTCCTCATCTAAAGTCTTCTCCTCATCCTCATCATGATCATATTCTGTTACTGTCTCCACCTCTTCATCATGTAAGGATGTTTTCTCATGATCTTCATCCTCTGCCTCCTCTTCATCATGTACAGAGGTTATTTCCTCATCGTCTGAAGTCCTCTCCTCTTCCTCATCATGATCATATACTGTTGTTGCCCCCTCCTCTTCATCAGGTGAGGATGATTTCTCGTCATCTTCATCCTTTG from Corythoichthys intestinalis isolate RoL2023-P3 chromosome 15, ASM3026506v1, whole genome shotgun sequence includes these protein-coding regions:
- the si:ch211-266g18.10 gene encoding trichohyalin isoform X2; this encodes MADGAKTASRPPGAEAETARGSLKSKAVMVLNKLRVSVELLIALAALLCWLTVGVVMFDFVEYKAVPDIQHIMSDPVQAAYDAVEEVSHLVNKFQECAPDLSNPASAGTYALDEIGRAKDAFVRYFSDEEGVFYLSYVDPVVTGRKLFHSADECVSGAAASLRDTVCAAVDAVLYSIAHIYKVLSSGTIDLSFMDPVPWCRGLFSCTNNFVCRLMGSIQQLLCGILDSVLDLIRGSIDISFLDPVAFGGNVVSVANDTVNKITGGLQEVMAVTTDGVVDIVNDIQATLYFSPSAALNRTTQIVTEQYRLLVDTIVGYLPDVTLDPAKAVEDAALALTDKKDLFMAYMSAMIVGQQAEPVASPPEDVIHEKDESIPSYSDRQIVRRKGEFLPTYVKAGDSVPEVMMMMMMHAAAKDRHEDEKASEADQVEGVGFGASLDIQEEEKEETERTEDLSVGQKLEEEIKFYDIDQEKSYDDVETDTTTVVETQIVNGEEEDSIYKELNAVVEDYDGGGVEKHSKMPIDEVEKEELTLADDDDENEESSTIDDHKEEDQIATVDDNDEEEETTDEGDEKISDKDEETLTMTDHDEDEERATMLDETIINDDNNVEETKTEGDEQDKDTKMVDIPDMEEEKTHLDEEEEEDTENNSLHDKEEEIPIVDDHDEEEETANEEEDEEITTVNEDEDEEETKEKIKIDKDGEKLLLDVGVTTTDEEAEEGKIRLGDNEEYDKKTTLDVEEEEKETIVVDKKEAKDEDDEKSSSPDEEEGATTVYDHDEEEERTSDDEEITSVHDEEEAEDEDHEKTSLHDEEVETVTEYDHDEDEEKTLDEEEDNEITTVHDDEDKAKRKTITGIENEEKLRFNNEAEVNEKTTTVDEEDEEEGTDMLEEKTVVEEEEKTTSDDKDDTTTLDDNEEKMIFADDGEKKTTLDDKEETITLDEDDNEDETTIADEEEATTAVVVDDDKEQEGHHPDEADDMGEDRTNVPAPTQLHAVVKEATEIEHSPEEVEVLPKDLLKETTHLEKTDVEREDTHTNKTSEEKPAETRKAIATHLTKRTKKELLERKPVKEPQVEVKAAKDKMDAKKPSVVKTYKVKMAKKAAEDDVKMKKPAKEEIKGKEPLREEEGIKNETLQKKPIPKTLKEVKRLIPKTLKEVIGPSRKEKEVKKPQKEEKEVKEPSQKAKKLPKQVRKPSEEVAKPQKEVKEPYGMEIEVIRPQKAEEVVKETSKEDKKPQMEEKEIKESIKAEDKEVIKPPKEERVVKKPSKKEDKIKKAEEEEKTVKEPSEQVRKTPEGVGEASKEAKTSLKEAKEPSIKEKEVKKHLKEQKEVRKPSKEVKKEDKEVKEHSEEALKAHKPSSKAKKSHRVVKGPHRKEKVVRKTLEKPKEVKDTSKEVEKEDKEVKEHFGEAPKEVDEPSREAKKPLRVVKEPSRKEKPVRKTLKELKEVKDTSKEVEKEDKEVKEHFGEAPKEVEEPSREAKKPLRVVKEPSRKEKVVRKTLKELKEVKDTSKEVKKEDKEVKEHFGEAPKEVDEPSREAKTPLRVDKEPSRKEKVVRKTLKELKEVKDTSKEVEKEDKEVKEHFGEAPKEVDEPSREAKKPLRVDKEPSRKERVVRKTLKELKEVKDTSKEVKKEDKEVKEHFGKAPREADEPSREAKKPLRVGKEPSRKEKVVRKTLKELKEVRETLKEVKKEDKELKEHSEEAPKEVDEPSKEARKSPSVVKEPSRKEKVVKKIDREAEEPSEEAKEPLEDKKKVKQHSREPIKPKKEAIVPSKKETEVKEPTKESKELLKDAKKPLIEEKDIKEPSKEAKKPPKELKEQSSKGNEVGKPKKEKKVKQSTKDEMEEKVKVDKVEVSKLLKDQKAVESLKQESEKRPSKKPHRKPRIISALVKEAQKEPPKEDKEHPLKEIDKAVKEEKDVKKQPKEVKKPPTKLKEIQTPVKVDSRANVSSVELREPEKPHKDESEVRKSPRESVKVRREPSKRLFKVQKDVTVAKNATKDEPEDKKPHEKLVMRRRTSKEHLEALKKPRTEESQEAKKPPKEEKEPRKSPREQLQKQGVEDTKAITLEKKEIKPHEVKKVEKLIIKQEKLLKPIELEKDQKKPLQEVHKESKASEGKEKKQSPMKEENMPLKEKMLLKPRKEKKAFQEVLKESKPTAVKDEKQPPKKEETPPKEDTRESLREKMEVKRSIKRQTRAEKEPKKTPQEAPEEKKTSEVKEEKIPPKKASEDTKAHLKLEGEERKPSKKEKHETEARKTLEELPLLVREKKVTKTLKTEKEEPKDVVSREVKKPPLQKPKEPSKDLLMQSKKEPQTLSRALLKDRTVTLKDTIETSKVDKEVRKTQTAVLPKRPLRMLRVAKKQIASVFKKESVNVTKETVPKVTAKPEPAKKVLPEQEGPAKNVSLLKERVKIVPMKKVITRPAKTVRESPAKTLAPPRTKKSADVEEAALAPKNVSTTRDKTKVLPLKKDDKPETKREKAPSLLKTKKEKEASKENLKPTPVTKEKVVEKKTTKDEPPKEDRVLKESQDKNKSAKEEQSKATPDDFVPEEDLPYFQCFFVDEDEAQFPFYAFSPLQV